One window from the genome of Pelodictyon luteolum DSM 273 encodes:
- a CDS encoding ImmA/IrrE family metallo-endopeptidase: MGEETYIIGSPDGLRFEFRFDRSNPKCRQQAWGEAMLFLGDEVVWADEDNGEDVPFAWSWFDLLEFLAESWPWLVLEQRYPIPVNPLYPGMFVQEAERRWQDLPETLVDDEQIKVYSFSLRHDLAMGIKGAFFPSVVIMRSGRDYFVSVPLLKRTILLPAVELLDTLTKVGDLLVGIVDEGGAGQCEPIVRKWRERELVLEEKKIAINSGLDVEARAELEGGQDPVAYWEAKDRYDSELLAVARMTSVVYSSAVQATLIQTVRNASVHDTAVLDALSMKVKEALVAEPDLPPYEQGYRLATWLREALGIVRHAPVDPETFLHGWNVEIREIELPTEADTLDAVAAWGEMHGPVVVLNTSTTCRNAHGFGRRATLAHEICHLLVDREGGLPMAEVLGGMTPSILEKRARAFAAEFLLPQAAAIEVLKTGSSVRETIGVVSDRFRVSREVAAWQIQNSPDLLSIPKSDQDEIARIVHDFGIRKES; this comes from the coding sequence ATGGGTGAAGAAACATACATAATCGGCTCCCCGGATGGGCTGCGTTTTGAGTTTCGATTTGACCGATCAAATCCCAAGTGCCGGCAGCAGGCATGGGGAGAGGCTATGCTGTTTCTTGGCGATGAGGTGGTCTGGGCTGATGAGGATAACGGGGAGGACGTGCCGTTTGCCTGGTCCTGGTTCGATCTGCTGGAGTTTCTGGCAGAGTCATGGCCATGGCTGGTCCTTGAGCAGCGCTATCCTATCCCGGTCAATCCGCTCTATCCCGGAATGTTTGTGCAGGAGGCCGAGCGTCGCTGGCAGGATCTTCCTGAAACATTGGTTGATGATGAGCAGATCAAGGTCTATTCGTTTTCTCTTCGCCATGATCTGGCCATGGGGATCAAGGGCGCGTTTTTCCCTTCTGTCGTGATCATGCGCAGCGGCAGGGACTATTTTGTGTCGGTTCCTTTGCTGAAACGGACGATCTTGCTTCCTGCTGTCGAGTTGCTCGATACCTTGACCAAGGTCGGTGACCTTCTTGTCGGTATCGTCGATGAAGGGGGCGCAGGACAGTGTGAGCCCATAGTCCGGAAATGGCGGGAGCGGGAGTTGGTCCTGGAGGAAAAGAAGATCGCAATCAATAGCGGCCTGGATGTTGAAGCCCGGGCGGAGCTGGAGGGCGGGCAGGATCCTGTGGCGTATTGGGAGGCAAAGGATCGCTATGATTCCGAACTGCTTGCCGTGGCTAGAATGACTTCAGTGGTCTATTCCAGTGCCGTTCAGGCGACCTTGATCCAGACGGTTCGGAATGCATCCGTTCATGACACGGCAGTGCTGGATGCACTCTCAATGAAGGTGAAGGAGGCCTTGGTTGCCGAACCGGATTTGCCGCCGTATGAGCAGGGCTATCGATTGGCTACCTGGTTGCGTGAGGCGTTGGGGATTGTGAGGCATGCACCGGTCGATCCGGAAACGTTCCTGCATGGCTGGAATGTCGAGATCCGTGAGATCGAGCTTCCGACTGAAGCCGATACGCTGGATGCTGTGGCAGCCTGGGGCGAGATGCATGGCCCCGTAGTCGTATTGAATACCTCAACAACCTGCCGTAATGCTCATGGGTTCGGCCGGAGGGCAACTCTTGCCCATGAAATCTGCCATTTGCTGGTGGATCGTGAGGGAGGCTTGCCAATGGCGGAGGTGCTTGGTGGCATGACGCCCAGTATCCTTGAGAAAAGGGCAAGGGCTTTTGCTGCTGAGTTTCTTCTCCCTCAGGCTGCAGCTATCGAGGTGTTGAAAACCGGCAGTTCGGTGAGGGAAACGATCGGGGTTGTTTCTGATCGCTTCCGGGTGAGTCGCGAGGTTGCCGCATGGCAGATCCAGAACTCGCCGGATTTGCTGAGTATACCTAAATCCGATCAGGATGAGATTGCCCGCATTGTTCATGATTTTGGGATACGCAAAGAGTCTTAG
- the istA gene encoding IS21 family transposase has translation MLQIRRILKLFMEECSIRELHRQTGIHRVTLKNYLHRFRASGKSFVELADLSDHDLAQMVHPSRNTKAPDERFEDLEGRLKGYAKELANKRNKYLTKQVLWEEYLKECPNGYHYSQFCHYLEQHLQRNDLTMVVPYHEPGNRLQIDFAGEPLWIVTPRTSERIACPVIVCTLPCSSFFYAEPLASARQEHLIPALNRALVYLGGVPRNVLSDNMAQSVTKASRYEPHFNELMEHWALHYGTNLQATRIVKPKDKPSVEKSVHIAYQQIYARLRNETFTSLNALKHRVNELLEQVNDRIMPDYSESRRQRFHDMEQAVLQPLPSTHFAYKRETKAKVKRNYHVILGEDRCQYSVPHKYVGEMTKLVYDESVVEVYFKFERIAIHQRILGHRGRYSPPVEQHMPESHRRYTEQKGWTEEDFIEKAARVGTSTEAVVLRLLTSKPYVEQSFDSCLGVLSLQRKYGAPRLEAACGVALQLPGASYRLVRNILENNRDQRSDPAEPHAPMLPLHDNIRGKELYR, from the coding sequence ATGCTACAAATCCGACGTATTCTCAAACTCTTCATGGAAGAGTGCTCCATTCGTGAGCTTCACCGTCAGACCGGTATTCACCGGGTCACCCTGAAAAACTATCTGCATCGTTTCAGGGCGAGCGGCAAAAGCTTTGTCGAGCTCGCTGACCTGTCCGACCATGATCTCGCACAGATGGTCCATCCATCAAGAAACACCAAAGCTCCCGATGAGCGGTTCGAGGATCTGGAAGGCCGACTCAAGGGGTATGCAAAAGAACTCGCCAACAAGAGGAACAAGTATCTCACCAAGCAGGTCCTCTGGGAGGAGTATCTCAAGGAGTGCCCCAACGGCTACCACTACTCCCAGTTCTGTCATTACCTCGAACAGCATCTCCAGCGCAATGACCTTACGATGGTGGTGCCGTATCATGAACCGGGCAACCGGCTGCAGATTGATTTTGCCGGTGAGCCGCTCTGGATCGTCACACCTCGAACCAGCGAGCGTATCGCCTGTCCGGTCATTGTCTGTACGCTGCCCTGCAGCAGCTTCTTTTATGCCGAGCCGCTGGCCTCGGCCCGCCAGGAGCATCTGATACCTGCGCTCAACCGGGCGTTGGTGTATCTCGGCGGAGTGCCCCGCAACGTCCTGAGCGACAACATGGCACAATCGGTGACGAAAGCCTCACGCTACGAGCCGCACTTCAATGAACTGATGGAACACTGGGCCCTGCACTATGGGACGAACCTGCAGGCCACCAGGATCGTCAAACCCAAAGACAAGCCCTCGGTCGAGAAGTCGGTCCATATCGCCTACCAGCAGATCTATGCGCGGCTGCGCAATGAAACCTTCACCAGCCTCAATGCACTGAAGCACCGGGTCAATGAGCTGCTTGAACAGGTCAATGACCGCATCATGCCGGATTATAGTGAAAGCCGTCGGCAGCGATTTCACGACATGGAGCAGGCTGTTCTGCAACCGTTGCCATCCACACACTTCGCCTACAAACGCGAAACCAAGGCCAAGGTCAAGAGGAACTACCATGTCATCCTTGGAGAGGATCGGTGCCAGTACTCCGTGCCGCACAAATATGTCGGCGAAATGACCAAGCTGGTGTATGACGAAAGCGTCGTTGAGGTCTATTTCAAGTTCGAGCGCATCGCCATCCATCAGCGGATCCTTGGCCACCGCGGCCGATACAGCCCGCCGGTGGAGCAGCACATGCCGGAATCCCATCGCCGGTACACCGAACAGAAAGGATGGACTGAAGAGGACTTCATTGAAAAAGCGGCACGGGTCGGGACCTCTACCGAAGCCGTTGTCCTGCGTCTTTTAACCTCAAAACCCTATGTCGAACAGAGCTTCGACTCCTGCCTGGGAGTCCTGAGCCTCCAACGGAAATATGGTGCACCTCGCCTTGAAGCTGCCTGTGGAGTTGCCCTGCAACTTCCCGGTGCCAGCTACCGGCTGGTACGCAACATCCTTGAAAACAACCGGGATCAACGAAGCGACCCAGCAGAGCCTCATGCTCCAATGCTGCCGCTTCATGACAATATCCGCGGCAAGGAACTCTACCGTTAA
- the istB gene encoding IS21-like element helper ATPase IstB, with protein MNTQITLDQLRSMKLNGMADTYEALLSLPVHEQPEADMLLAKLIDAEYHYRKEQLSKRYLQQSRIRYPAILEQVQCSAARNLKREQLISLADCRFIDRGENILITGPTGCGKSYLACALGRQACTLGHRVLYFNMTRFLEQIAQTKLDGTFVKFLNKIERTDLMILDDFGLQPLDGTTRIALLQILEDRYGKLAVIITSQLPVAQWHDVIGEPTIADGIMDRLLGNAHRLEITGESMRRRKLEKNL; from the coding sequence ATGAACACCCAGATAACTCTTGACCAGCTTCGCTCCATGAAGCTCAACGGCATGGCCGACACTTACGAAGCCCTGCTCTCGCTTCCCGTCCATGAACAGCCGGAAGCAGACATGCTGCTGGCCAAACTCATCGATGCGGAATACCACTACCGGAAGGAACAGCTCAGCAAGCGATACCTTCAGCAAAGCCGGATCCGGTATCCGGCCATACTCGAACAGGTGCAATGTTCTGCCGCCAGAAACCTGAAACGTGAACAGCTCATCAGCCTTGCGGACTGCCGCTTCATCGACCGCGGTGAGAACATCCTGATTACAGGCCCCACCGGCTGCGGAAAAAGCTACCTCGCCTGCGCCCTTGGGCGCCAGGCCTGCACGCTCGGACACCGGGTACTGTACTTCAACATGACCCGGTTCCTTGAGCAGATAGCACAGACAAAGCTCGACGGAACCTTCGTGAAGTTCCTCAACAAAATCGAGCGGACCGACCTCATGATCCTCGATGACTTCGGGCTGCAGCCGCTTGATGGTACCACACGAATCGCCCTGCTGCAAATCCTTGAGGATCGCTATGGGAAGCTCGCCGTAATCATCACCTCACAGCTTCCCGTGGCCCAGTGGCATGACGTAATCGGCGAGCCGACCATCGCCGACGGCATCATGGATCGACTGCTCGGAAACGCTCATAGACTTGAAATTACCGGCGAGTCGATGCGAAGAAGAAAATTGGAAAAAAACCTGTAA
- a CDS encoding DUF2335 domain-containing protein, producing MPHPSVLAGYDDVVPGSAERILRMAEKQLEHRIDTESLLAREQMRQATRGQHYALFICSLALVIAAGLAFSGHEVTASIIGGLDLIGLAAVFIAGKVFVRSSGEAEPEASE from the coding sequence TTGCCGCACCCCTCCGTTCTTGCCGGATATGATGATGTAGTACCGGGCAGTGCCGAGCGGATTCTGCGCATGGCCGAAAAGCAGCTCGAGCATAGAATCGACACGGAATCCCTTCTTGCCAGAGAGCAGATGCGGCAGGCCACCCGGGGCCAGCATTATGCCCTCTTCATCTGTTCGCTGGCCCTTGTCATTGCTGCAGGGCTCGCTTTCAGCGGCCACGAAGTAACGGCATCCATTATCGGTGGCCTCGATTTGATCGGGCTTGCCGCGGTCTTTATCGCAGGCAAGGTGTTCGTCCGGAGTTCCGGAGAGGCCGAGCCGGAAGCCTCTGAGTGA
- a CDS encoding ImmA/IrrE family metallo-endopeptidase, with product MVLEEKKIAINSGLDVEARAELEGGQDPLAYWEAEGRYDSELLAVARMTSVVYSSAVQATLIQTVRNASVHDTAVLDALSMKVKEALVSEPDLPPYEQGYRLATWLREALGVVRHAPVDPETLLHGWNVEIREIELPTEADTLDAVAAWGEMHGPVVVLNTSTTSRNAHGFGRRATLAHEICHLLVDREGGLPMAEVLGGMTPSILEKRARAFAAEFLLPQAAAIEVLKAGSSVRETIGVVSDRFRVSREVAAWQIQNLPDLLSMPKSDQDEIARIVRDLFIRKES from the coding sequence TTGGTCCTGGAGGAAAAGAAGATCGCAATCAATAGCGGCCTGGATGTTGAAGCCCGGGCGGAGCTGGAGGGCGGGCAGGATCCTCTGGCGTATTGGGAGGCGGAGGGCCGCTATGATTCCGAACTGCTTGCCGTGGCTAGAATGACTTCAGTGGTCTATTCCAGTGCCGTTCAGGCGACCTTGATCCAGACGGTTCGGAATGCATCCGTTCATGACACGGCAGTGCTGGATGCGCTCTCAATGAAGGTGAAGGAGGCCTTGGTTTCCGAACCGGATTTGCCGCCGTATGAGCAAGGCTATCGATTGGCTACCTGGTTGCGTGAGGCGTTGGGGGTTGTGCGGCATGCACCGGTCGATCCGGAAACGTTGCTGCATGGCTGGAATGTCGAGATCCGTGAGATCGAGCTTCCGACTGAAGCCGATACGCTGGATGCCGTGGCAGCCTGGGGCGAGATGCATGGCCCCGTAGTCGTATTGAATACCTCAACAACCTCCCGTAATGCTCATGGGTTCGGCCGGAGGGCAACTCTTGCCCATGAAATCTGCCATTTGCTGGTGGATCGTGAGGGAGGCTTGCCAATGGCGGAGGTGCTTGGCGGCATGACGCCCAGTATCCTTGAGAAAAGGGCAAGGGCTTTTGCTGCCGAGTTTCTTCTCCCTCAGGCTGCAGCTATCGAGGTGTTGAAAGCCGGCAGTTCGGTGAGGGAAACGATCGGGGTCGTTTCTGATCGCTTCCGGGTGAGTCGCGAGGTTGCTGCATGGCAGATCCAGAACTTGCCGGATTTGCTGAGCATGCCTAAATCCGATCAGGATGAGATCGCCCGGATTGTCCGTGATTTGTTTATACGCAAAGAGTCGTAG
- a CDS encoding type II toxin-antitoxin system RelE/ParE family toxin, with product MDKRVEVIEALDVYGNSPYQEWFDSLDAVTAARVVVYVERVIQGNHSNVAPIGAGLSEIKMDFGPGHRVYFGTRGKNLMILLGGSGKNGQSKAIASAKRLWKEYMATAKVSRKSK from the coding sequence ATGGATAAGCGGGTAGAAGTTATCGAAGCCCTTGATGTTTATGGCAATAGCCCATATCAAGAGTGGTTTGACTCACTCGATGCAGTAACTGCTGCACGAGTGGTGGTCTATGTAGAGCGAGTAATTCAGGGCAATCATTCCAATGTAGCTCCGATAGGTGCCGGGTTATCTGAGATAAAGATGGACTTCGGCCCCGGGCATCGGGTTTACTTTGGCACGCGAGGCAAAAACCTGATGATTCTTTTAGGCGGAAGTGGTAAAAATGGGCAGAGTAAGGCGATCGCCAGTGCCAAGCGGTTATGGAAAGAGTACATGGCGACTGCAAAGGTGTCGCGTAAATCCAAATAA
- a CDS encoding transcriptional regulator has translation MFEEAMSAFLNGETGVGKALLKDLVHSTIGFEGLALELKKSSKSLHRMLAPSGNPTIGNFFQMIGAIKRTGDLDLTMKSSPHHRDKVH, from the coding sequence TTGTTTGAAGAAGCAATGTCTGCATTCCTGAATGGCGAAACCGGAGTCGGCAAAGCTCTGCTGAAGGATCTGGTCCATTCAACCATTGGATTTGAAGGGTTAGCACTTGAACTCAAAAAGTCCAGCAAGAGCCTTCACCGAATGCTTGCGCCGTCTGGTAATCCTACGATTGGCAATTTCTTTCAAATGATTGGTGCAATCAAGCGTACAGGTGATCTGGATTTGACCATGAAATCTTCGCCACATCACCGAGATAAGGTTCACTGA
- a CDS encoding helix-turn-helix domain-containing protein — protein MPTPHFPSPAVRKVLRKLGANIHEARVRRKLPMSVVAERAATSRPTLSRLEKGDPSVSIGIYAAVLQALGLLDDLPRLADPALDSVGQQLVSAGLPKRARITGQKHGDGNA, from the coding sequence ATGCCTACACCTCATTTTCCATCGCCTGCAGTTCGAAAAGTGCTGCGCAAGTTAGGAGCCAATATTCACGAAGCGCGGGTGCGCCGCAAGCTCCCTATGAGTGTTGTTGCAGAGCGCGCTGCGACCTCCAGGCCAACCCTCTCGCGTCTTGAGAAGGGCGATCCTTCAGTGAGTATCGGTATTTATGCAGCGGTGCTTCAGGCTCTTGGGCTGCTGGATGATCTTCCCAGGCTTGCAGATCCCGCACTCGATAGCGTGGGGCAACAACTTGTGTCGGCTGGGTTGCCGAAGCGGGCCCGCATTACTGGCCAGAAACATGGAGACGGCAATGCCTGA
- a CDS encoding polysaccharide biosynthesis protein, translating into MKRVFGFFAVPALALPRFVKRWLVLAIDAFLCVLTVWLAFYLRLGVFVPLSGPVLWPVVVSVVVALPLFIRSGLYRAIFRYSGLPAMVAVARALLLYMVMFAGVFTFYGVHGVPRTIGLIQPLLLFVFVGASRAVARVWLGGLYLRQLGNVDLRKMLIYGAGSAGQQLASAMASSPEVRVVGFLDDDERLHGHVQNGLPIYNPLDLAEIVAEAEVSDVLLALPSVSRERRNAILDILKPYKVAVRTLPALSDIVNGKVSMSDVRELDLDDLLGREPVAPNGQLLNLNIHNKTVLVTGAGGSIGSELCRQILKTNPRQLLLVEMSEFALYQIHQELLALLKGERLGVLRGVEGDGDMGDLSGVMQQAHVEIVPLLASVCDAVRMHEIMETWKPHTVYHAAAYKHVPLVEHNPVEGVRNNVWGTRVCAEAALRHGVRDFVLISTDKAVRPTNIMGATKRLAEMVLQALSERNRVEVSERGAAEGACTCFSMVRFGNVLGSSGSVVPLFREQIKNGGPITLTHADITRYFMTIPEAAQLVIQAGTMGTGGDVFVLDMGQPVKIIDLARRMVELSGLTLKDEARSDGDIEITVIGLRPGEKLYEELLIGENPKPTEHPRIMKAHEQFLPWAELEEKLTLLRRAMSENDVPVVRGMLEEVVADYRPSGEVVDWVHMAMDRSVAVNGRVS; encoded by the coding sequence ATGAAGCGTGTGTTCGGTTTCTTTGCCGTGCCTGCGTTGGCATTGCCTCGTTTTGTGAAGCGCTGGCTTGTGCTGGCCATTGATGCTTTCCTTTGCGTGCTGACGGTCTGGCTTGCGTTTTATTTGCGCCTGGGCGTGTTTGTGCCGCTTTCCGGACCGGTGCTCTGGCCTGTTGTGGTGTCGGTGGTGGTGGCGTTGCCTCTCTTTATTCGTTCGGGGCTGTATCGTGCTATTTTCCGTTACAGCGGGTTGCCGGCAATGGTAGCTGTGGCGCGTGCGCTATTGCTCTATATGGTGATGTTTGCTGGTGTGTTTACTTTTTATGGAGTGCATGGTGTTCCCAGAACCATCGGGTTGATACAGCCGCTGCTGCTGTTTGTGTTTGTGGGGGCATCGCGTGCTGTCGCCCGGGTGTGGCTTGGTGGCTTGTATCTCCGCCAGCTTGGGAATGTGGATTTGCGGAAGATGCTGATATACGGAGCAGGCAGTGCAGGCCAGCAGCTGGCTTCCGCCATGGCGAGCAGCCCTGAGGTTCGTGTGGTAGGGTTTCTTGATGATGACGAGCGTCTGCATGGTCATGTGCAGAACGGTCTGCCTATCTACAACCCTCTTGATCTTGCTGAAATAGTGGCAGAGGCAGAGGTGTCGGATGTATTGCTTGCGCTACCGTCGGTGTCGCGTGAGCGGCGCAATGCCATTCTGGATATCCTTAAGCCCTATAAGGTGGCGGTGCGCACCTTGCCAGCCTTGAGCGATATCGTCAACGGTAAGGTCAGTATGAGCGATGTGCGCGAGCTGGACCTTGACGACCTGTTGGGGCGTGAACCTGTTGCCCCCAATGGGCAGTTGCTCAACCTGAACATCCACAACAAAACGGTGCTCGTGACCGGAGCCGGGGGGAGCATCGGTAGCGAGCTATGCCGCCAGATCCTCAAAACCAACCCCCGGCAGCTGCTGTTGGTGGAAATGAGTGAGTTTGCGCTGTACCAGATTCATCAGGAACTGCTGGCATTGTTGAAGGGAGAGCGACTTGGTGTCCTTCGGGGTGTTGAGGGTGATGGTGATATGGGGGATCTTTCGGGAGTAATGCAGCAGGCGCATGTGGAGATTGTGCCGCTGCTTGCTTCGGTGTGTGATGCGGTGCGGATGCATGAGATCATGGAGACATGGAAGCCGCATACGGTATACCATGCAGCAGCATACAAGCATGTGCCACTGGTGGAGCATAATCCGGTTGAAGGGGTGCGCAACAATGTGTGGGGAACAAGGGTGTGCGCTGAAGCCGCCCTGCGTCATGGGGTGCGTGATTTTGTGTTGATCAGTACGGACAAGGCGGTGCGGCCAACCAACATCATGGGCGCAACCAAGCGCCTGGCGGAAATGGTATTGCAGGCTCTCAGTGAACGGAACCGGGTAGAAGTATCTGAAAGGGGAGCGGCTGAGGGGGCATGTACTTGCTTCTCAATGGTCCGGTTCGGCAATGTGCTCGGTTCCAGCGGCTCTGTGGTGCCGTTGTTCCGTGAGCAGATTAAGAACGGTGGGCCGATAACCTTGACCCATGCTGATATCACCCGGTATTTCATGACCATCCCTGAGGCTGCGCAGCTGGTTATTCAGGCTGGTACCATGGGGACAGGGGGGGATGTGTTTGTGTTGGACATGGGCCAGCCGGTCAAGATCATTGACTTGGCCCGTCGTATGGTGGAGCTGTCGGGGTTGACCCTTAAAGATGAGGCTCGTTCCGATGGGGATATTGAGATTACAGTTATTGGTCTACGGCCGGGTGAAAAACTCTATGAAGAGTTGTTGATAGGGGAAAACCCCAAGCCTACGGAGCATCCGCGCATCATGAAGGCTCATGAGCAGTTCCTGCCATGGGCGGAGCTGGAAGAGAAGCTCACTCTGTTGCGTCGTGCTATGAGTGAGAACGATGTGCCGGTGGTTCGGGGGATGCTTGAGGAGGTAGTGGCGGATTACCGGCCAAGCGGGGAGGTTGTGGACTGGGTTCATATGGCTATGGATCGGTCAGTAGCAGTCAATGGACGGGTATCGTGA
- a CDS encoding lipid carrier--UDP-N-acetylgalactosaminyltransferase, translating into MVIRVLDIVFSLGGLLVLSPLILLVSLVGFFDTGSPFFCHERVGREQRPFKLIKFRTMNIGTASVASHLVNAAAVTPLGHILRKSKLDELPQLWNVLKGDMSLVGPRPCLFNQDELIAERVARGVFAVRPGITGLAQINDIDMSTPQLLAETDALMISKITVREYFRYILVTVLGKGRGDRVKPTGTP; encoded by the coding sequence ATCGTGATTCGGGTACTTGATATAGTGTTTTCGCTTGGAGGATTACTGGTGTTGTCGCCACTGATTCTCTTGGTGTCGCTTGTGGGATTCTTCGATACAGGGTCACCCTTTTTCTGTCATGAACGGGTTGGCCGTGAGCAACGGCCGTTTAAGCTGATTAAGTTTCGCACCATGAATATCGGCACAGCATCAGTCGCAAGCCATCTCGTCAATGCTGCAGCCGTGACACCTTTGGGGCATATTCTTCGCAAGAGCAAACTCGATGAATTGCCCCAGCTCTGGAATGTTCTCAAGGGCGATATGAGCCTGGTTGGCCCCCGTCCCTGTCTGTTCAATCAGGATGAGTTGATCGCTGAGCGAGTTGCTCGTGGCGTGTTTGCTGTAAGACCAGGGATTACAGGTTTGGCGCAGATCAATGACATCGATATGTCTACCCCTCAACTGTTGGCCGAGACAGATGCACTCATGATCAGCAAGATCACAGTGCGCGAGTATTTCCGGTACATTCTGGTCACGGTGCTCGGTAAAGGTCGTGGGGACCGGGTGAAACCAACGGGGACGCCATGA
- a CDS encoding UDP-glucose 4-epimerase family protein encodes MNVTVTGANGFIGARLSVYLKSSGHEVFGMVRQSISADDFAVGDIGPLTVWSQGLFASNCVIHCAARVHVMQDAVTDPLSAFRRVNVDGTLHLARQAVDAGVKRFIYISSVKVNGEATDGEPFGPYQTPHPQDPYGISKQEAEEGLRALARATGLEVVIIRPPMVYGPGVKGNFRSMMKAVQYGIPLPLGSVQNKRSLVALDNLVDLIRVCLVHPDAPGNTFMVSDGEDSSTAELLRKIAGAFHRRSMLFAFPEKWLSATLSLLGYSGIAERLCGSLQVDISHTENVLGWSPVVTMEEQLMKMADEFQS; translated from the coding sequence GTGAATGTGACTGTTACTGGTGCTAATGGTTTTATCGGCGCGAGGTTGAGTGTATACCTAAAAAGCTCTGGTCATGAGGTTTTTGGGATGGTTCGCCAATCGATTAGTGCTGATGACTTTGCCGTTGGTGATATTGGGCCGTTGACAGTTTGGTCTCAAGGACTTTTTGCGTCGAATTGTGTTATTCATTGCGCTGCCCGGGTGCATGTGATGCAGGATGCCGTAACTGATCCGCTTTCTGCGTTTCGTCGAGTCAATGTTGATGGTACATTGCATCTTGCCCGTCAGGCTGTTGATGCAGGTGTAAAGCGTTTCATCTACATCAGTTCGGTCAAGGTCAATGGCGAAGCAACTGATGGGGAGCCTTTCGGCCCTTATCAGACGCCTCATCCTCAGGATCCTTATGGTATCTCTAAGCAGGAGGCTGAGGAAGGCCTTCGTGCCCTTGCTCGTGCCACCGGTCTGGAGGTCGTGATAATAAGGCCTCCCATGGTCTACGGTCCGGGTGTGAAAGGCAATTTCCGCAGCATGATGAAGGCGGTTCAGTATGGTATTCCTTTACCGCTGGGGAGTGTGCAGAATAAGCGGAGCTTGGTCGCACTGGATAATTTGGTTGACTTGATCAGAGTATGCCTGGTGCATCCTGATGCTCCGGGCAATACCTTCATGGTGAGTGATGGTGAGGACAGTTCTACTGCTGAGCTGTTGCGGAAGATAGCTGGTGCTTTTCATCGGCGATCAATGCTGTTCGCGTTCCCTGAGAAGTGGCTTTCGGCCACTTTGTCGTTATTAGGCTATTCTGGTATTGCCGAGAGGCTTTGTGGGTCGTTGCAGGTGGACATTTCGCACACAGAAAATGTGTTGGGTTGGAGTCCGGTGGTTACGATGGAAGAACAGTTGATGAAAATGGCGGATGAGTTTCAATCCTGA
- a CDS encoding glycosyltransferase — MTQLVGIDTISIITAVYNRADCIHLAMKSVQLQLYKYYEHVVIDGGSTDSTLKRVCDYADYRTLLVSESDQGIYDAINKGIIRSSGEIIGLMHSDDVYANKHVLTRVADAFADSDVDAVYGDVAFFHPQSPGKIIRRYRSDRFRPEMLDWGWMPAHTALFFRKRVFDQYGLYKIDYRIAADFEFVARVFRSGRLRSIYLPEVLVHMSSGGISTGGWRSTILLNQEVLRACRENNIDTNMLKILTKYPLKALEFLRS; from the coding sequence TTGACGCAATTGGTTGGTATTGACACAATTTCAATTATAACGGCAGTATATAATCGTGCCGATTGTATACATCTGGCAATGAAAAGTGTTCAGCTGCAATTATATAAATATTATGAACATGTTGTTATAGATGGAGGGTCGACTGATTCTACCCTCAAAAGAGTTTGTGATTATGCGGATTATCGTACGCTACTTGTCAGTGAGTCAGATCAAGGGATTTACGATGCGATTAATAAAGGAATTATTCGTTCAAGTGGCGAAATTATTGGTTTAATGCATTCTGATGATGTATATGCGAATAAGCATGTGTTGACGCGTGTTGCTGATGCGTTTGCAGACTCTGATGTAGATGCTGTATATGGAGATGTGGCGTTCTTTCACCCGCAGTCGCCGGGAAAAATAATTCGGCGTTATCGATCAGATCGCTTTAGGCCGGAGATGCTTGATTGGGGGTGGATGCCTGCGCATACGGCCCTTTTTTTTCGGAAGCGGGTGTTTGATCAATATGGTCTTTATAAAATCGATTATCGAATTGCTGCAGACTTTGAGTTTGTTGCACGTGTATTTCGATCGGGAAGGCTACGATCCATTTATTTACCGGAGGTATTAGTGCATATGTCTTCTGGGGGCATCAGTACTGGCGGTTGGCGAAGTACAATTCTTTTGAATCAAGAGGTGTTACGCGCTTGTCGTGAAAATAATATTGACACCAATATGCTGAAGATTCTTACGAAATATCCGCTGAAGGCATTGGAGTTTCTTAGATCGTGA